From a region of the Mycobacterium intracellulare ATCC 13950 genome:
- a CDS encoding phage holin family protein, translating to MSKADGKNGVPSTLTTIPLTDPHAKPAESSIGDLIKDATTQVSTLVRAEVELARAEITRDVKKGLTGSVFFIASLVVLFYSTFFFFFFVAELLDTWLWRWVAYLIVFGIMVVVGAVLALLGFLKVRRIRGPRETIESVKETRTALTPGHDKQLTGSHGRHAKRDAAGDPSGG from the coding sequence GTGAGCAAAGCCGATGGCAAGAACGGCGTGCCCAGCACGCTGACCACGATCCCGTTGACCGACCCGCACGCCAAGCCCGCCGAGTCGTCGATCGGCGACCTGATCAAGGACGCGACGACCCAGGTCTCCACGCTGGTGCGCGCCGAAGTCGAACTGGCCCGCGCCGAAATTACCCGCGACGTCAAAAAGGGCCTCACCGGTAGCGTCTTCTTCATCGCCTCGCTGGTGGTGCTGTTTTACTCCACCTTCTTTTTCTTCTTCTTCGTCGCCGAGCTGCTCGACACCTGGCTGTGGCGCTGGGTGGCGTACCTGATCGTCTTCGGGATCATGGTGGTGGTCGGCGCCGTGCTGGCCCTGCTGGGCTTCCTCAAGGTCCGCCGGATTCGGGGGCCGCGCGAGACGATCGAATCGGTCAAGGAGACCCGCACCGCGCTCACCCCGGGCCATGACAAGCAACTCACCGGGAGCCACGGCAGGCACGCGAAGCGCGACGCCGCCGGCGATCCCTCGGGTGGGTAG
- a CDS encoding alpha/beta fold hydrolase: MPPPDPSVTRIDGPWRHLDVHANGIRFHVVEAVSARDAGGLPPTARPLVMLLHGFGSFWWSWRHQLRGLAGARVVAVDLRGYGGSDKPPRGYDGWTLAGDTAGLIRALGHSSATLVGHADGGLACWATALLHSRLVSAIALISSPHPAALRRSTLTRRDQGYALLQTLLPYQVPLWPERLLTRDDAAEIERLVRSRSCAKWLASEDFSETIGHLRTVIQIPGAAHCALEYQRWAARSQLRDEGRRFMKSMCQRLSVPLLHLRGEADPYVLADPVDRTRRYAPQGRYVSIAGAGHFSHEEAPEEVNRHLMRFLEQVHGSRAGLN; this comes from the coding sequence ATGCCGCCGCCCGATCCGTCGGTAACCCGCATCGACGGGCCGTGGCGCCACCTGGATGTGCACGCCAACGGCATCCGCTTTCACGTCGTCGAGGCTGTCAGCGCCCGCGACGCCGGTGGACTGCCGCCGACGGCGCGGCCGTTGGTGATGCTCTTGCACGGATTCGGCTCGTTCTGGTGGTCCTGGCGTCATCAGCTGCGCGGCCTGGCCGGCGCCCGCGTGGTGGCCGTCGACCTGCGCGGCTACGGCGGCAGCGACAAGCCGCCCCGCGGCTACGACGGGTGGACGCTGGCCGGGGACACGGCCGGGCTCATCCGGGCGCTGGGGCACTCCTCGGCGACGTTGGTCGGCCACGCCGACGGCGGGTTGGCCTGCTGGGCCACCGCGCTGCTGCATTCGCGCCTGGTGTCGGCCATCGCGCTGATCAGCTCGCCGCACCCGGCGGCATTGCGGCGCTCCACGCTGACGCGCCGCGACCAGGGTTATGCGCTGTTGCAGACCCTGCTCCCCTACCAGGTGCCGTTATGGCCCGAGCGCCTGCTGACCCGCGACGACGCGGCCGAAATCGAACGCCTGGTCCGAAGCCGCAGCTGCGCGAAATGGCTTGCATCCGAGGACTTTTCCGAGACCATCGGCCACCTGCGGACGGTGATACAGATCCCGGGCGCCGCGCACTGCGCGCTGGAATACCAGCGCTGGGCGGCGCGCAGCCAGCTGCGCGACGAAGGCAGGCGGTTCATGAAATCGATGTGCCAGCGGCTCAGTGTGCCGCTGTTGCACCTACGCGGTGAGGCGGATCCCTATGTGCTGGCCGACCCGGTCGATCGGACGCGACGTTACGCGCCGCAGGGGCGCTACGTATCCATCGCGGGCGCAGGGCATTTCAGCCACGAAGAGGCCCCCGAGGAAGTCAACAGGCACCTGATGAGGTTCCTCGAACAGGTGCACGGCTCCCGGGCCGGCCTCAACTGA
- a CDS encoding TlpA family protein disulfide reductase: protein MSRTTRWTIAILAVVVALIAALVAQLRDNSATPGTPATDRAAANREHRDADTPAALAGPRQRAGLPPCPAAASGPGPEALRGVTAECAADGSVVDVARAVAGRRVVLNLWAYWCAPCAAELPAMAEYQRRVGSDVTVVTVHQDENETAALLRLAELGVRLPTLQDGRRRVAAALRVVNVMPATVVLRPDGSVAQTLPRAFTTADEIAAAIGTDRG from the coding sequence TTGAGCCGGACGACCCGCTGGACCATCGCGATTCTGGCGGTGGTGGTGGCGCTGATCGCGGCGCTGGTGGCCCAGCTGCGCGACAACTCCGCCACGCCGGGGACGCCGGCGACCGATCGTGCGGCGGCGAACCGGGAACACCGCGACGCCGACACCCCCGCCGCGCTGGCGGGTCCGCGGCAACGCGCCGGCCTGCCGCCCTGTCCCGCCGCCGCAAGCGGTCCCGGTCCCGAGGCGCTGCGCGGCGTGACCGCCGAATGCGCCGCCGACGGTTCGGTTGTCGACGTCGCGCGCGCGGTCGCCGGGCGCCGGGTGGTCCTCAACTTGTGGGCATATTGGTGCGCGCCGTGCGCCGCCGAACTGCCCGCGATGGCCGAGTATCAACGACGGGTCGGTTCGGACGTGACGGTGGTGACGGTGCATCAAGACGAGAACGAGACCGCCGCGTTGCTGCGGCTGGCCGAGCTCGGCGTTCGGCTGCCGACCCTGCAGGACGGCCGGCGCCGCGTCGCGGCCGCCCTGCGGGTGGTAAATGTGATGCCCGCGACGGTGGTCCTGCGGCCGGACGGTAGCGTTGCGCAGACGCTGCCGCGCGCTTTCACCACTGCCGACGAGATCGCCGCGGCGATCGGAACCGACAGGGGATAA
- a CDS encoding chymotrypsin family serine protease, with protein sequence MRRAHRCFLVAMVSLLVAVLGSHAHAAAADVRIPLGGGAGIVVNGDTMCTLTTIGGDAAGELIGFTSAHCGGPGAQVAAEGAENAGVLGTMVAGNDNLDYAVIKFDPAKVTPVANFNGFLISGIGPDPAFGEIACKQGRTTGNSCGVTWGAGQTPGTIVMQVCGQPGDSGAPVTVNNELVGMIHGAFSDNLPTCIVKYIPLHTPAVVQSFNAILGDINAKHRPGAGFSPLPA encoded by the coding sequence GTGCGGAGGGCGCACCGGTGCTTCTTGGTGGCGATGGTTTCCCTGCTGGTGGCCGTGCTCGGTTCGCATGCCCACGCCGCCGCCGCTGATGTCAGGATCCCGCTGGGGGGCGGCGCGGGCATCGTTGTCAACGGCGACACCATGTGCACGCTGACCACCATCGGCGGGGACGCCGCGGGTGAGCTCATCGGTTTCACCTCCGCGCACTGCGGGGGTCCGGGCGCTCAGGTCGCCGCCGAGGGCGCGGAAAACGCGGGCGTCTTGGGCACCATGGTCGCCGGCAACGACAACCTCGACTACGCGGTGATCAAGTTCGATCCGGCCAAGGTGACCCCGGTGGCGAACTTCAACGGCTTTTTGATCAGCGGCATCGGTCCGGACCCGGCCTTCGGTGAGATCGCCTGCAAACAGGGCCGCACCACCGGCAATTCGTGCGGCGTCACCTGGGGGGCGGGCCAGACGCCGGGCACCATCGTGATGCAGGTCTGCGGCCAGCCCGGCGATTCCGGCGCGCCGGTGACCGTCAACAACGAACTGGTCGGGATGATCCACGGCGCGTTCAGCGACAACCTGCCGACGTGCATCGTCAAGTACATCCCGTTGCACACCCCGGCGGTGGTCCAGTCCTTCAACGCGATCCTGGGCGACATCAACGCCAAGCACCGCCCCGGTGCGGGGTTCAGCCCGCTGCCGGCCTGA
- the marP gene encoding acid resistance serine protease MarP, whose product MTPSQWLDIAVLAVAFIAAVSGWRSGALGSLLSFVGVLLGAIAGVLLAPHLVSHIAAPRAKLFAALFLILALVVIGEVAGVVLGRAVRGAIRSRSIRTLDSVIGVGVQLVVVLTAAWLLATPLTQSKDQPELAAAVRGSRVLAQVNEVAPPWLKTVPKRLSALLNTSGLPAVLEPFSRTPVIPVASPDPELARNPVVQATAPSVVKVRSLAPSCQKVLEGSGFVIAPDRVMTNAHVVAGSNSVQIYASGNPLDATVVSYDPSVDVAILAVPNLPPPPLPFAQTEAKTGASVVVLGYPGGGNFTATPARIRELIKLSGPDIYRDPAPVTRDVYTIRAGVEQGNSGGPLIDLDGHVLGVVFGAAVDDPDTGFVLTADEVAGQLAKIGDTQTVGTGSCVS is encoded by the coding sequence ATGACCCCGTCGCAGTGGTTGGATATCGCCGTGCTGGCGGTCGCCTTCATCGCGGCGGTCTCGGGCTGGCGGTCCGGGGCGTTGGGGTCGCTGCTGTCGTTCGTGGGGGTGTTGCTCGGTGCCATCGCGGGGGTGTTGCTTGCGCCCCACCTCGTCAGCCACATCGCCGCGCCGCGCGCCAAATTGTTTGCGGCACTGTTCTTGATCCTCGCGCTCGTCGTCATCGGCGAGGTCGCCGGCGTGGTGTTGGGACGCGCCGTCCGGGGCGCGATCCGCAGCCGCTCGATCCGAACCCTCGACTCGGTGATCGGCGTTGGGGTGCAGCTCGTCGTGGTGCTGACGGCCGCGTGGCTGTTGGCGACGCCGCTGACCCAGTCGAAGGACCAGCCCGAGCTGGCCGCAGCGGTCCGGGGTTCGCGAGTGTTGGCTCAGGTCAACGAGGTAGCGCCGCCGTGGCTCAAGACGGTGCCCAAGCGGCTGTCCGCGCTGCTGAACACCTCCGGGTTGCCGGCGGTGTTGGAGCCGTTCAGCCGCACTCCGGTCATTCCGGTCGCCTCGCCCGACCCCGAGCTGGCCCGCAACCCGGTGGTGCAGGCCACCGCTCCGAGCGTGGTCAAGGTGCGCAGCCTGGCCCCCAGCTGCCAGAAGGTGTTGGAGGGCAGCGGATTCGTGATCGCGCCCGACCGGGTGATGACCAATGCGCACGTTGTGGCCGGCTCCAACAGCGTTCAGATCTACGCCAGCGGCAATCCCCTCGACGCCACCGTGGTGTCCTACGATCCGTCGGTCGACGTCGCGATCCTGGCGGTTCCCAACCTGCCGCCGCCACCGTTGCCGTTCGCGCAGACCGAGGCGAAGACGGGTGCCAGCGTCGTCGTGCTGGGGTATCCGGGCGGGGGCAACTTCACCGCGACCCCGGCCAGGATCCGGGAGCTGATCAAGTTGAGCGGCCCCGACATCTACCGGGACCCGGCGCCGGTCACCCGCGACGTCTACACGATCAGAGCCGGTGTGGAGCAAGGCAATTCGGGCGGACCGTTGATCGACCTCGATGGCCACGTGCTCGGGGTGGTGTTCGGCGCGGCCGTCGACGACCCAGACACCGGCTTTGTGCTGACCGCCGACGAGGTGGCCGGTCAGCTCGCCAAAATCGGTGACACCCAGACGGTGGGCACCGGGTCCTGCGTCAGTTGA
- a CDS encoding NUDIX hydrolase, translating to MSAGGSPLRNGDPAPARGTVPLTPDACPSWLRPLVDHVDDVPDAARRRLPADVLAMITTKAASAVTTLRGAARDAAVLVLFSGPQSGPPGGGPPDDADLLLTVRASTLRHHAGQAAFPGGAADPTDDGPVATALREAHEETGIDVSRLHPLATMERMFIAPSQFHVVPVLAYSPDPGSVAVVNEAETAIVARVPVRAFINPENRLMVYRGDLGRRWAGPAFLLNEMLVWGFTGQVISALLDVAGWAQPWDTTDERELDAAMALVGDRGEPRR from the coding sequence GTGAGTGCTGGGGGTTCGCCCCTGCGGAATGGGGACCCCGCCCCCGCGCGCGGGACCGTTCCGCTGACACCTGACGCCTGCCCGTCCTGGCTGCGTCCGCTGGTCGACCACGTCGACGACGTCCCCGACGCGGCCCGGCGCCGCCTGCCGGCCGACGTGCTGGCGATGATCACCACCAAGGCCGCATCGGCGGTCACCACCCTGCGCGGAGCCGCCCGCGACGCCGCGGTCCTGGTGTTGTTCTCCGGCCCGCAATCCGGCCCGCCCGGTGGCGGCCCGCCCGACGACGCCGACCTGTTGCTCACCGTGCGGGCGTCGACCTTGCGCCACCACGCCGGCCAGGCGGCATTCCCCGGCGGCGCCGCCGATCCCACCGACGACGGCCCCGTGGCCACCGCCCTGCGCGAGGCCCATGAGGAAACCGGAATCGACGTCAGCAGGCTTCATCCCCTGGCCACCATGGAGCGGATGTTCATCGCGCCCTCGCAGTTTCACGTCGTGCCGGTGTTGGCGTACTCGCCGGACCCCGGTTCGGTGGCCGTCGTCAACGAGGCCGAGACGGCGATCGTCGCGCGAGTTCCGGTGCGCGCCTTCATCAATCCGGAAAACCGGTTGATGGTGTACCGCGGCGACCTCGGCCGCCGGTGGGCCGGCCCGGCGTTTCTGCTGAACGAGATGCTGGTCTGGGGATTCACTGGCCAGGTGATCTCCGCACTGCTCGACGTCGCCGGCTGGGCGCAGCCATGGGACACCACCGACGAGCGGGAGTTGGACGCGGCGATGGCGCTGGTCGGTGACCGGGGTGAGCCCCGCCGATGA